Genomic window (Ureibacillus composti):
TTAAGAGTGTTCTCGGCTCTCATTGCGATAACGGTGTAAACCGGCGTTTTGTTACTGTTAGTTCACAAAAGCTGCTCGTAGGCTACGTTCAAATGGTTGCATTGCAGAAACTTTTCAGCTAACGTTTCCTCTCTTTTGCAAGCAAAAGCATTTTACTCTTCCTATTCATTGCATCCTTATTTAAATTTGCCTTGGCATATTAGCGTTCAGATTTCAGTCGTCAAACACGACACAACCTTTTAAAATCTGGACATGAAACAAGGCAAAAACTTTATTTAACTCTTTTAAAAGCAAAATAAAGTTTAACTGTTCATATTTTATAATATTACATCAACAGTTTTCAAGTTACAACAATTATGAAAGGGTGTAAAAAATGAAAAAACGTAAAAATTACAATCCTTGGTTACTTCCACCTTGGCTACGAAAATGTCGCTTTTATTGTAGAGGTATCATATTACCAATAACAATCTTCCAAGGTGTACGTACATTATTTTTCCCGACAACTTGGGACTTTTTATTCTTACTGCTATTGGGATTATTTACTTATCTATTCTTCACCGACTTTATTTGAACGTAAATCCAATAATGTATAGGATTCTGATAAATCACTAAAGAAATCATCTTGTTCATACGGAGAAGGTACATTAATTGTTGTTATACCGTCAGATGAATGATCCTTTACATCGATAATTTCAACAATGTCATTTTGATTGATTTTAACTTCACTATAATCCAACAGATGATTTTGTTCATATTCAACAGGGGCTTGATAGTTGAATAAGTGTTGGTGTTGGTGATTTTGTTTTGACTCGGCGAATTGAATTTCTAATTCTTCTTCAAGTTCTGGTCCTGTATACTGAATTTCAAGCTCTTGATCTAGTTTTGGCTCAATATACTCAAGTTCAATGTCTTGATCTAATTTGGGCTCGGTATACTCAAGTTCAATGTCTTGGTCTAGTTTGGGCTCGGTATACTCAAGTTCAATGTCTTGGTCTAGTTTTGGTTCAGCGTATTGAATGTCTAATTCATTTGCAATTGACGGCTCAGCATTCTCATCTATTGTTTCATTTGTAAAAGATGGCTCCAGAGTCTCTTCTACCTCTTCAGTTGTAAAAGAGGGCGTTAGAGTCTCTTCTAGTGTTTCATTTGCAGAGGATGGCTCCAGGGTCTCTTCTACTGTTTCATTTACAGAGGATGGCTCCAGGGTCTCTTCTACTGTTTCATTTGCAAAGGATGGCTCCAGGGTCTCTTCTACTGTTTCATTTCCAAAGGATGGTGCTAGGGTCTCTTCTACTGTTTCATTTACAGAGGATGGCTCCAGGGTCTCTTCTACTGTTTCATTTCCAAAGGATGGCGCAGTATAATCAATTTCCAGACTATTATCTATTGATGGGTCAATATTGTCATACTCTTCAATTTGTTCATCAATAAATTCTGTCTTATTATTCAATTCAAAAGCTTGATTATTATTACTGCTGCTTGTACTACTCTCAGTATTTTGGACCGTTTCGAGCCTTGTAAAAACAGGTTGTTCGTAAGCTAGTTGTTCTGAAGGATGATGTTCAAATAATGACTCAGCTTCTTCATATACACATTTTGTTTCCCATTTAAACGTACAACTTGAACCATCATATACGAAGAAATTCACATCATTTACAAAAAGTTCAGGTTTATTAAGTTGTGCAATTTTTTCTCTAGGTAAATCAACTTCTAAAGGTAATGCATACTCAAAATAACCATCATTTCCATCAAACTCTAAATGTTCAATCAATGTACCTTCACAATACTGTGGTAGGTGACTTGGATTAAATCGTACAACAGCAGTAATATGATAAATTCCAACTAAACGAACTGACTCATCTGTTTCAACTTGTTGCCATCTTGGTTTTATATTTACGGAGATAACTTCCTCTACAATTCCTAAGTCCTCAGGGAACACAAATTGTGTCATCATTTCCCAATTAATATTTTGCACACGACATCCCTCCCGTAAATACAATATGCTTGTCATTTTAAAGTATGCAAAAAAAGAGTGCCCTCTTCTATTAATTGAAAAGGACACTCGGAAAATTATTTTATTATAGTGAAAAAACTACTATCTAGCTAATTTCGCAAATACTTTATGGAATGCGTCTACAGTTTTTGCAATGTGTTCTTCAGAATGCGCAGTAGAAAGAAATAGCCCTTCAAATTGAGACGGTGGTAAGTATACCCCTTCTTCAGCCATCAATTTAAAATATTCAGCAAATAATTCTAAATCCGAAGTTTTAGCCGAAGCAAAATCAGTTACATCTTCATTTGTTAAGAAGAAGCCGATCATTGAACCTGCACGATTCACTGTATGAGGAATATTATACTTAGTTGCAGCCTCACGGAAACCTGCTTCTAATTGGTCACCTAGTTTTTTGAAATACTCGTAATTTTCAGGTGTTAAACGACTAAGTGTTTCAATACCGGCAGTCATTGCAAGAGGGTTACCTGACAGTGTACCTGCTTGATAAACTGGACCAGCTGGTGCGATTTTCTCCATTATTTCACGTTTACCAGCAAAAGCACCTACAGGAAGTCCACCACCAACAACTTTACCTAAACAAGTTAAATCTGGATTAATTCCAAAGTAACCTTGAGCGCAATTGTAATCTACTCGAAAACCAGTCATAACTTCATCGAAAATAAGAATGGAACCATGTTCTTCTGTTACTTTACGTAATCCTTCTAAGAATCCAGGCTTAGGTGGCACTACTCCCATATTACCAGCAACTGGCTCCACAATAACACCTGCAATATTTTGACCATATTTTTCAAATACAACTTGTACCGCTTCTAAATCATTGTAAGCAACTGTCATTGTATTTTTCGCAATATCTGCAGGTACACCAGGACTATCTGGCAAACCTAAAGTAGCAACACCAGAACCAGCTTTAATTAATAAGGAATCACCATGTCCATGATAAGACCCTTCAAATTTTAAAATAATGTCTCGTCCAGTGTATCCACGAGCTAATCGAAGAGCAGCCATTGTTGCTTCTGTTCCCGAAGAAACAAAACGTACCATTTCAACAGAAGGTACACGGTCAATCACTAATTGTGCAAGTTCTGTTTCAAGTTCAGTTGGTGCACCAAAAGATGACCCTTTTTCTGCTTGTGCCTGAATAGCCTTTACAACATCGGGATGAGAATGTCCTAAAATAAGAGGACCCCAACTAAGTACATAATCAATATATTCATTGCCATCGATATCTTTAAGAATGGCACCTTTTCCTGATTCCATAAAAATTGGATCTGTATTAACCGATTTAAATGCTCGAACAGGGCTATTTACCCCACCTGGCATTACATTAACTGCTTCTTTGAATGCTTTAACTGATTTATCATTTAGGTGCATATTAATTCTCCTCCAACCAACGAGCTACATCTTTTGCATGATAAGTTAAAATCATATCTGCTCCAGCACGTTTCATTCCTAATAACGATTCAAGTACAACACTTTTCTCATCAATCCAACCATTTTGAGCAGCTGCTTTAACCATTGCATATTCACCACTAACGTTATATGCAACGATTGGTAAGTTATAGTTATTACGTACATCACGAATAATATCTAAATATGCAAGAGCAGGTTTAATAATAATCATATCTGCCCCTTCGTTAATATCTGATTCAGCTTCGCGGAATGCTTCTAAACGATTCGCTGGGTCCATTTGATATGTTTTACGGTCACCAAATTGAGGTGCACCATCTGCAGCGTCACGGAATGGACCATAATATGCAGAAGCATATTTTACGCCATAAGACATGATTGGAATATTTTCAAAACCAGCTTCATCTAATCCTTTACGAATAGCAGCAACGAAACCATCCATCATATTTGAAGGAGCAATAATATCAGCACCAGCTTGCGCTTGTGATACTGCTGTGCGAGCTAATATATCTAATGATGGATCATTAAGGATTGTTTCTCCTTCAACTAGGCCACAGTGACCGTGGTCAGTATATTCGCATAGACAAGTGTCAGCAATTACAAGTAGTTCTGGGTGACGCTCTTTAATAAATCGAGTTGCCTCTTGAATTATGCCGTGGTCATGATATGCTCCCGTACCTACAGCGTCCTTTTCAATTGGAATACCGAAGAGAATAACTGCAGGAATACCTAATTCAACCACTTCGTTAATTTCTTCCTCTAAATGGTCTAATGAAAGCTGCCAAACACCTGGCATGGAAGGTACTTCACGTTTTATATTTTGGCCTTCAACGACAAACAAACCATAAATTAAATCTTCTTTGTGCAAATATGTTTCTTTTACCATAGCACGCATAGTAGCAGAAGAACGAAGTCTTCTA
Coding sequences:
- the hemL gene encoding glutamate-1-semialdehyde 2,1-aminomutase is translated as MHLNDKSVKAFKEAVNVMPGGVNSPVRAFKSVNTDPIFMESGKGAILKDIDGNEYIDYVLSWGPLILGHSHPDVVKAIQAQAEKGSSFGAPTELETELAQLVIDRVPSVEMVRFVSSGTEATMAALRLARGYTGRDIILKFEGSYHGHGDSLLIKAGSGVATLGLPDSPGVPADIAKNTMTVAYNDLEAVQVVFEKYGQNIAGVIVEPVAGNMGVVPPKPGFLEGLRKVTEEHGSILIFDEVMTGFRVDYNCAQGYFGINPDLTCLGKVVGGGLPVGAFAGKREIMEKIAPAGPVYQAGTLSGNPLAMTAGIETLSRLTPENYEYFKKLGDQLEAGFREAATKYNIPHTVNRAGSMIGFFLTNEDVTDFASAKTSDLELFAEYFKLMAEEGVYLPPSQFEGLFLSTAHSEEHIAKTVDAFHKVFAKLAR
- the hemB gene encoding porphobilinogen synthase is translated as MTQVNFQRHRRLRSSATMRAMVKETYLHKEDLIYGLFVVEGQNIKREVPSMPGVWQLSLDHLEEEINEVVELGIPAVILFGIPIEKDAVGTGAYHDHGIIQEATRFIKERHPELLVIADTCLCEYTDHGHCGLVEGETILNDPSLDILARTAVSQAQAGADIIAPSNMMDGFVAAIRKGLDEAGFENIPIMSYGVKYASAYYGPFRDAADGAPQFGDRKTYQMDPANRLEAFREAESDINEGADMIIIKPALAYLDIIRDVRNNYNLPIVAYNVSGEYAMVKAAAQNGWIDEKSVVLESLLGMKRAGADMILTYHAKDVARWLEEN